From a region of the Globicephala melas chromosome 19, mGloMel1.2, whole genome shotgun sequence genome:
- the LGALS4 gene encoding galectin-4 isoform X1: MAFVPAPGYQPTYNPTLPYHRPIPGSLRVGMSIYIQGVASEHMKRFFVNFEVGQGPEADVAFHFNPRFDGWDKVVLNTRQNGNWGKEEKKRSMPFSKGAAFELVFMVLAEHYKVVVNGDPFYEFGHRIPLQMVTHLHVDGDLQLQSINFIGGEPTPNQIPMPNPAYPGPGQCYQEPSNLPTMEGPPAFNPPVPFNGRLQGGLTARRTIIVKGYVPATAKSFVINFKVGSSGDLALHINPRLNEGSVVRNSFLNGSWGAEERNVSYNPFGPGQFFDLSIRCGMDRFKVYANGQHLFDFSHRLSAFQRVDMVEIQGDVTLSYVQI; this comes from the exons ATGGCCTTCGTTCCTGCACCAGGCTACCAGCCCACCTACAACCCG ACGCTGCCCTACCACAGGCCCATCCCAGGCAGTCTCAGAGTTGGAATGTCCATTTACATCCAAGGAGTGGCTAGCGAGCATATGAAGAG GTTCTTCGTGAACTTCGAGGTGGGGCAGGGCCCAGAGGCAGACGTCGCCTTCCACTTCAATCCCCGCTTTGACGGCTGGGATAAGGTGGTCTTAAACACGAGGCAGAATGGCAACTGGggcaaggaggagaagaaaaggagcatGCCATTCAGCAAGGGTGCCGCCTTCGAGCTGGTGTTCATGGTCTTGGCCGAGCACTACAAG GTGGTGGTAAATGGGGATCCCTTCTATGAGTTTGGGCACCGGATCCCGCTACAGATGGTCACCCACCTGCATGTGGATGGCGACCTGCAGCTTCAATCAATCAACTTCATCGGAGGCGAGCCCACCCCAAACCAG ATACCCATGCCTAATCCGGCGTACCCA GGTCCCGGGCAGTGCTACCAAGAGCCAAGTAACCTCCCT ACCATGGAGGGACCCCCAGCCTTCAACCCG CCTGTGCCATTTAATGGGAGACTGCAAGGGGGGCTTACAGCCCGAAGAACCATTATTGTCAAGGGCTACGTACCCGCCACAGCCAAGAG CTTTGTCATCAACTTCAAGGTGGGGTCCTCAGGGGACCTGGCTCTGCACATTAACCCCCGGCTGAATGAGGGCAGCGTGGTTCGGAACAGTTTTCTGAATGGCTCGTGGGGAGCTGAGGAAAGGAATGTCTCCTACAACCCGTTTGGTCCTGGACAGTTCTTTGAT CTGTCCATTCGCTGTGGCATGGATCGCTTCAAGGTGTACGCCAACGGCCAGCACCTCTTCGACTTCTCCCATCGCCTTTCGGCCTTCCAGAGGGTGGACATGGTGGAGATCCAGGGTGATGTCACCTTGTCCTATGTCCAGATCTGA
- the LGALS4 gene encoding galectin-4 isoform X2: MAFVPAPGYQPTYNPTLPYHRPIPGSLRVGMSIYIQGVASEHMKRFFVNFEVGQGPEADVAFHFNPRFDGWDKVVLNTRQNGNWGKEEKKRSMPFSKGAAFELVFMVLAEHYKVVVNGDPFYEFGHRIPLQMVTHLHVDGDLQLQSINFIGGEPTPNQIPMPNPAYPTMEGPPAFNPPVPFNGRLQGGLTARRTIIVKGYVPATAKSFVINFKVGSSGDLALHINPRLNEGSVVRNSFLNGSWGAEERNVSYNPFGPGQFFDLSIRCGMDRFKVYANGQHLFDFSHRLSAFQRVDMVEIQGDVTLSYVQI; this comes from the exons ATGGCCTTCGTTCCTGCACCAGGCTACCAGCCCACCTACAACCCG ACGCTGCCCTACCACAGGCCCATCCCAGGCAGTCTCAGAGTTGGAATGTCCATTTACATCCAAGGAGTGGCTAGCGAGCATATGAAGAG GTTCTTCGTGAACTTCGAGGTGGGGCAGGGCCCAGAGGCAGACGTCGCCTTCCACTTCAATCCCCGCTTTGACGGCTGGGATAAGGTGGTCTTAAACACGAGGCAGAATGGCAACTGGggcaaggaggagaagaaaaggagcatGCCATTCAGCAAGGGTGCCGCCTTCGAGCTGGTGTTCATGGTCTTGGCCGAGCACTACAAG GTGGTGGTAAATGGGGATCCCTTCTATGAGTTTGGGCACCGGATCCCGCTACAGATGGTCACCCACCTGCATGTGGATGGCGACCTGCAGCTTCAATCAATCAACTTCATCGGAGGCGAGCCCACCCCAAACCAG ATACCCATGCCTAATCCGGCGTACCCA ACCATGGAGGGACCCCCAGCCTTCAACCCG CCTGTGCCATTTAATGGGAGACTGCAAGGGGGGCTTACAGCCCGAAGAACCATTATTGTCAAGGGCTACGTACCCGCCACAGCCAAGAG CTTTGTCATCAACTTCAAGGTGGGGTCCTCAGGGGACCTGGCTCTGCACATTAACCCCCGGCTGAATGAGGGCAGCGTGGTTCGGAACAGTTTTCTGAATGGCTCGTGGGGAGCTGAGGAAAGGAATGTCTCCTACAACCCGTTTGGTCCTGGACAGTTCTTTGAT CTGTCCATTCGCTGTGGCATGGATCGCTTCAAGGTGTACGCCAACGGCCAGCACCTCTTCGACTTCTCCCATCGCCTTTCGGCCTTCCAGAGGGTGGACATGGTGGAGATCCAGGGTGATGTCACCTTGTCCTATGTCCAGATCTGA
- the ECH1 gene encoding delta(3,5)-Delta(2,4)-dienoyl-CoA isomerase, mitochondrial: MAAFCARPLSFLLSVYSNESVAMAAVIPASRRLRNLLTCRLTARTNLGLSLNLHPLSSFAQDEPSKAAPEEAPGHSYESLRVTSAQKHILHVQLNRPEKRNAMNKAFWSEMVVCFNKIAEDADCRAVVISGAGKMFTSGIDFVDMASGLLQPAGDDVARISWHLHSLLSRYQETFSVIEKCPKPVIGAIHGGCIGAGVDLITACDIRYCTQDASFQVKEVDLGLAADVGTLQRLPRVIGNQSLVNELAFTARKMMADEALDCGLVSRVFPDKEVMLDAAFALAAEISSKSPVAVQSTKINLLYSRDHSVTDSLNFMKSWNMSMLQTEDVVKSLQALMEKKELKTITFSKL; this comes from the exons ATGGCGGCCTTTTGTGCCCGCCCCCTTAGCTTCCTCCTGTCGGTTTACTCCAACGAATCAGTAGCTATGGCGGCGGTGATTCCGGCTTCTCGGAGGCTCCGCAACTTGCTGACCTGTC GATTGACAGCCCGCACCAACCTGGGTCTCAGCCTTAACCTTCATCCCTTGAGTTCCTTTGCGCAAGATGAACCCTCCAAAGCAGCCCCCGAGGAAGCCCCAGGCCACAGCTATGAGTCCCTTCGGGTGACATCTGCCCAGAAACACATCCTGCATGTGCAGCTAAACCGGCCGGAGAAGAGAAACGCCATGAACAAGGCCTTCTGGAG CGAGATGGTGGTGTGCTTCAACAAGATTGCAGAAGATGCTGACTGTCGTGCTGTGGTGATCTCTGGCGCAGGAAAAATgttcacttcag GTATCGACTTCGTGGACATGGCTTCAGGCCTCCTTCAGCCCGCAGGAGACGACGTGGCCCGTATCAGCTGGCACCTCCATAGCCTCCTCAGCAGATACCAAGAGACCTTCAGCGTCATCGAGAAG TGCCCTAAGCCGGTGATTGGCGCCATCCATGGGGGCTGCATTGGTGCAG GAGTGGATCTTATCACTGCCTGTGACATCCGGTACTGTACCCAGGATGCTTCCTTCCAGGTGAAG GAGGTGGACCTAGGTTTGGCAGCGGATGTGGGAACCCTGCAGCGACTGCCCAGAGTCATCGGGAACCAGAG CCTGGTCAACGAGCTGGCCTTCACTGCCCGCAAGATGATGGCTGACGAGGCCCTGGACTGTGGGCTGGTCAG CCGGGTCTTCCCAGACAAGGAGGTCATGCTTGATGCGGCCTTCGCCCTGGCAGCCGAGATTTCCAGCAAGAGCCCCGTGGCGGTGCAGAGCACCAAGATCAACCTGCTCTACTCCCGCGACCATTCGGTGACCGACAGCCTCAACTTCATG AAATCCTGGAACATGAGCATGCTGCAGACAGAGGATGTCGTTAAGTCTCTCCAGGCCTTAATGGAGAAGAAGGAACTGAAGACCATCACCTTCTCCAAGCTCTGA